One segment of Setaria viridis chromosome 4, Setaria_viridis_v4.0, whole genome shotgun sequence DNA contains the following:
- the LOC117852227 gene encoding protein kinase G11A: protein MATEVLPQAPPAVPDIQTLKLHSQIGSSLESARLNQPSASVPRRLPEIDSESKPSSEVESKEQKPNHLPNEPVDRTTLNKIFGEMQDKMVSECPVVEEKKVVDHDNTGRSLKPSSTLDKECSLAKANESGRLIKRSETGEREISSRYRPSNSSDISDESLCSSISSITKPHKANDSRWEAIQMIRTRDGILGLSHFKLLRKLGCGDIGSVYLSELSGTKSYFAMKVMDKASLASRKKLLRSQTEKDILQCLDHPFLPTLYTHFETDKFSCLVMEFCPGGDMHTLRQRQRGKYFPEQAVKFYVAEILLALEYLHMLGIIYRDLKPENILIREDGHIMLTDFDLSLRCAVSPTLIRSSNPDAESLRKNQAHSAQQACVKPSCMMQPSCTAPTTCFGPRLFSKSKKDRKPKPEVVNQVSPWPELIAEPSDARSMSFVGTHEYLAPEIIKGDGHGSAVDWWTFGIFLYELLFGKTPFKGSGNRATLFNVIGQPLRFPEYPVVSFPARDLIRGLLAKEPQQRLGYKRGATEIKQHPFFEGVNWALIRCASPPEVPRPFEIGKPPKQPASTSESAASAGASQKGSDNYLEFGFF from the exons ATGGCTACAGAGGTATTGCCTCAAGCACCCCCAGCAGTCCCAGACATTCAAACTCTGAAGCTGCATTCTCAGATTGGTTCCTCTTTGGAGTCTGCTAGGCTGAATCAACCCAGCGCATCGGTGCCAAGAAGGCTGCCTGAAATAGATAGCGAGAGCAAACCAAGTTCTGAAGTGGAGTCCAAGGAGCAGAAACCAAACCACCTGCCAAATGAGCCAGTTGATCGTACTACTTTGAACAAGATTTTTGGAGAAATGCAAGATAAAATGGTTTCAGAGTGCCCTGTGGTTGAAGAGAAGAAAGTTGTGGACCATGATAATACGGGTAGAAGCTTGAAACCATCTTCAACATTGGATAAGGAGTGTAGTCTAGCAAAGGCAAATGAAAGTGGCAGGCTTATCAAAAGATCTGAGACAGGAGAAAGAGAAATCAGTAGCAGATACAGACCAAGCAATAGCAGTGATATCAGTGATGAGAGCTTGTGTAGCAGCATCAGTAGCATCACCAAGCCTCATAAGGCAAATGATTCGCGCTGGGAGGCAATCCAGATGATCAGGACCAGAGATGGTATCCTTGGGCTGAGCCATTTTAAGTTGTTGAGGAAGCTAGGCTGCGGTGACATTGGCAGTGTGTATCTTTCAGAATTGAGTGGAACAAAGAGCTATTTTGCAATGAAGGTCATGGACAAGGCATCGCTTGCAAGTCGAAAAAAGTTGCTTCGATCCCAGACTGAGAAGGATATCTTGCAGTGCCTGGACCACCCCTTTCTTCCTACATTGTATACCCACTTTGAGACTGATAAATTCTCATGTCTGGTTATGGAGTTTTGCCCTGGGGGAGACATGCATACACTTCGGCAAAGGCAGCGTGGCAAGTATTTTCCAGAACAAGCTGTCAA ATTCTATGTAGCTGAAATTCTCCTTGCGTTGGAGTACTTGCACATGCTCGGTATCATATATCGTGATCTCAAGCCGGAAAATATCCTTATCCGAGAGGATGGACACATCATGCTTACCGACTTCGACCTCTCCCTTCGCTGTGCAGTGAGCCCAACGCTGATCAGGTCGTCTAACCCTGATGCAGAATCACTTAGAAAGAACCAAGCTCACAGTGCTCAACAAGCTTGTGTCAAACCATCCTGCATGATGCAGCCATCATGTACAGCTCCCACGACATGCTTTGGCCCACGTCTCTTCTCTAAGTCGAAGAAAGATCGAAAACCAAAGCCTGAAGTTGTCAACCAGGTCAGCCCATGGCCTGAGCTTATAGCAGAACCTAGTGATGCAAGATCAATGTCATTTGTCGGTACACATGAGTACTTGGCACCCGAAATTATCAAAGGTGATGGTCATGGTAGTGCTGTTGACTGGTGGACCTTTGGCATATTCTTATATGAGCTTCTGTTTGGAAAAACACCATTCAAAGGCTCAGGCAACCGGGCCACACTGTTCAATGTCATTGGGCAGCCGCTACGTTTCCCTGAGTACCCAGTTGTGAGCTTCCCAGCCAGGGATCTAATAAGGGGCCTTCTTGCCAAGGAGCCCCAACAACGATTGGGTTATAAGCGTGGTGCAACAGAGATAAAACAGCACCCGTTTTTTGAGGGTGTGAATTGGGCATTGATACGCTGTGCGAGCCCTCCAGAGGTACCTCGGCCTTTTGAGATTGGGAAGCCCCCGAAGCAGCCTGCATCAACCTCGGAGTCTGCTGCTTCTGCTGGTGCTTCCCAGAAAGGTTCTGATAACTATTTAGAGTTTGGGTTCTTTTAA